The Verrucomicrobiia bacterium genome has a segment encoding these proteins:
- a CDS encoding DEAD/DEAH box helicase: MAKTLIRNRNGSRAGSTKYDANQKVLSQTYGALADLRRELSDSKSAVAEREELLRSFSVCPDSQRAWLLLEDYFEKLSLSRKDFPANDWWPRLLAAQGSSRLEELAFLFLRAHRSPPSELAPHANLSRFAEVEEAEQEQRLVRELEGWLFPQRPVHLDTPRASLRVLCQPQADTELLSRNRLAVQFHLTRPRTGEKVRSLHDILELTTRAAHEQELFPPQDWEFIQWLAETHHHRKDGDATLLLSNSELMHWLARWGHTGRLVQATDHKPLVFHGQLAELVPHLQNGGPDLSFTHQLVLPDRQVCSLEQVHFFSSQPPLVLAGSTFYLLRNAPPHSVIDLWKNRPAVPVRKLSHRLLTHLRRTQANNGLDWEELCIAHPATPQFVFELLDDTVRLRLLATSKRDESHWIWNGHEWQLNEPRRRPLDKPEILDDPRLEPATQWLRKLDWFTPEPGLWVGDANENFLGTLAYAWTDRPPDAEFLGNPSFQRLFLAPRQLKPRLIVKGSGIDWLSVSAEWEQEGLKLTSADLQRLAVATSRFVKLPDSGWVELDTAAVQSAHEAMADLGVDGLVPIAQKIGLEQAAHLDDEGLKRFADSPAAKTLRENLKNFKGVPSAEVPSTVQAELRPYQKDGFDFLCHLTQIRLGGVLADDMGLGKTLQTLSWMSWLHARHKKNSKPCLVICPASVLYNWRREAERFTPHLKVLVLESGSARHVLRKQIPQHDIIVTNYALLRRDLEELQKFQFRAIILDEAQFIKNPGAQVTQSVKQLKSEHRLALTGTPLENRLLDLWSIVDFVQPGYLNTQEHFLETYEPRGGDNADSAQRIARRRLSAKLRPLLLRRLKKHVAKDLPDRIEQRRDCELGEEQRKLYLAELRRSRDQVMQAVAEKGINKSKMHVLAALTRLRQICCHPRLVGNDSLSGKTETLFELLDALLMEGQKVLVFSQFVQMLELLESECRVRNISTHILTGQTKDRQQVVSSFQEDPNPAVFLLSLRAAGTGLNLTTASYVVLYDPWWNPAVEAQAIDRSHRIGQTQTVNAYRLISPGTVEEKIWELQQSKAQTIADVLGEEGFARSLSQADLEYLFSED; the protein is encoded by the coding sequence ATGGCTAAAACCTTGATCAGAAATAGAAACGGCTCGCGCGCGGGAAGCACCAAATACGATGCGAACCAGAAGGTTTTATCACAAACCTATGGCGCGCTGGCTGATCTCCGCCGCGAGCTTTCAGACTCGAAATCCGCCGTTGCCGAGCGGGAGGAGCTGCTTCGCAGTTTTTCCGTATGCCCGGATTCCCAGCGCGCCTGGCTGCTGCTCGAAGATTACTTCGAGAAGCTTTCGCTTTCGCGCAAGGACTTCCCTGCGAATGACTGGTGGCCGAGATTGCTGGCAGCCCAGGGCAGCAGCCGCCTTGAGGAACTCGCATTCCTGTTCCTGCGCGCCCACCGCTCGCCGCCTTCTGAACTTGCGCCCCATGCGAATCTCAGCCGGTTCGCGGAGGTCGAAGAGGCCGAGCAGGAGCAACGCCTGGTGCGCGAACTCGAGGGGTGGCTCTTCCCGCAACGGCCGGTGCATCTCGACACGCCCCGCGCCTCGTTGCGCGTGCTGTGCCAGCCTCAAGCCGATACCGAACTTCTCTCGCGCAACCGCCTGGCAGTCCAGTTTCATCTGACCCGCCCGCGCACGGGCGAAAAGGTGCGCTCACTGCACGACATCCTGGAACTGACCACACGCGCCGCGCACGAACAGGAATTGTTTCCGCCGCAGGATTGGGAATTCATCCAATGGCTTGCCGAAACGCATCATCACCGCAAGGACGGCGATGCCACCCTGCTTCTCTCAAACAGCGAACTGATGCATTGGCTGGCGCGCTGGGGACACACGGGACGGCTCGTTCAGGCGACGGATCACAAGCCGCTGGTATTCCATGGCCAGCTCGCGGAACTCGTGCCGCACCTGCAAAACGGCGGACCGGATCTTTCCTTCACGCACCAGCTTGTGTTGCCCGACCGGCAGGTCTGCTCGCTCGAACAGGTGCATTTCTTTTCGTCGCAGCCGCCGCTCGTGCTGGCGGGGAGCACATTTTACCTGTTGCGCAACGCGCCGCCGCATTCCGTCATTGATCTCTGGAAAAACCGGCCGGCGGTACCTGTTCGCAAGCTCAGCCATCGCCTGCTCACGCACCTGCGCCGCACGCAGGCGAACAATGGCCTGGACTGGGAGGAACTCTGCATCGCGCATCCGGCCACGCCGCAATTTGTTTTCGAACTGCTCGATGACACGGTGCGCCTTCGCCTGCTCGCCACGAGCAAGCGGGACGAGAGCCACTGGATTTGGAATGGCCACGAATGGCAGTTGAATGAGCCTCGTCGGAGGCCGCTGGACAAACCGGAGATTCTGGATGATCCACGCCTGGAGCCCGCCACCCAGTGGCTGCGAAAGCTCGACTGGTTTACGCCCGAGCCAGGCCTCTGGGTCGGCGACGCGAATGAAAATTTCCTTGGGACGCTTGCCTATGCGTGGACGGATCGCCCGCCCGATGCCGAGTTCCTTGGCAATCCTTCGTTCCAGCGCCTGTTCCTTGCGCCGCGCCAGCTCAAGCCGCGGCTGATCGTGAAGGGCAGCGGCATTGATTGGCTGTCCGTCTCAGCTGAATGGGAACAGGAAGGCCTGAAGCTGACATCCGCCGACCTGCAGCGCCTGGCGGTCGCCACAAGCCGTTTCGTGAAGCTGCCTGATTCAGGGTGGGTGGAACTCGACACTGCCGCTGTTCAATCGGCTCATGAAGCCATGGCGGATCTGGGTGTGGACGGCCTGGTGCCGATTGCGCAAAAGATTGGCCTTGAGCAGGCTGCGCATCTCGATGACGAGGGGCTTAAGCGATTTGCGGATTCGCCCGCGGCGAAGACCCTGCGCGAAAATCTCAAGAACTTCAAAGGCGTGCCATCGGCCGAAGTGCCTTCGACCGTGCAGGCCGAGCTGCGTCCGTACCAAAAGGATGGATTCGATTTCCTTTGCCATCTAACCCAAATCCGGCTGGGTGGCGTGCTTGCCGACGACATGGGACTTGGGAAAACGCTGCAGACATTGTCCTGGATGTCATGGCTTCACGCCCGTCACAAAAAGAATTCCAAACCATGCCTGGTGATTTGCCCCGCTTCAGTTCTCTACAACTGGCGTCGGGAAGCGGAACGTTTCACCCCGCATCTCAAGGTGCTCGTGCTCGAGAGCGGTTCCGCCCGCCACGTGTTGCGCAAACAAATTCCACAGCATGACATCATCGTCACCAATTACGCGCTGTTGCGCCGCGACCTGGAGGAGCTGCAGAAGTTCCAGTTCCGCGCGATCATTCTCGATGAGGCGCAGTTCATCAAGAATCCCGGCGCGCAGGTCACCCAATCCGTCAAGCAACTGAAGTCAGAGCACCGCCTCGCCTTGACGGGAACACCGCTGGAAAATCGCCTGCTCGATTTGTGGAGCATCGTGGATTTCGTCCAGCCAGGGTATCTCAACACGCAGGAACACTTTCTTGAAACGTACGAACCGCGCGGCGGTGACAACGCCGATTCTGCGCAACGCATCGCGCGCCGGCGTCTCTCTGCCAAGCTGCGCCCGCTGTTGCTGCGCCGCTTGAAGAAGCATGTCGCGAAGGATCTGCCCGATCGCATCGAACAGCGGCGCGATTGCGAGCTGGGAGAGGAACAGCGGAAACTGTACCTTGCGGAACTGCGTCGCAGCCGCGACCAGGTGATGCAGGCGGTCGCGGAGAAGGGCATCAACAAAAGCAAGATGCACGTCCTGGCGGCTCTCACGCGCCTTCGCCAGATTTGCTGCCATCCGCGCCTCGTCGGCAACGATTCGCTTTCAGGCAAAACGGAAACGCTGTTCGAATTGCTGGATGCGCTGCTGATGGAAGGCCAGAAGGTTCTCGTGTTCAGCCAGTTTGTGCAGATGCTTGAACTGCTCGAGAGTGAATGCCGCGTTCGCAATATCAGCACGCACATCTTGACCGGCCAGACGAAGGATCGCCAGCAGGTGGTGTCCTCATTCCAGGAAGACCCGAATCCCGCCGTATTCCTGTTGAGCCTGCGGGCAGCGGGAACGGGCTTGAATCTCACGACCGCGAGCTACGTGGTGCTCTACGATCCGTGGTGGAATCCCGCCGTTGAAGCGCAGGCGATCGATCGCTCGCATCGCATCGGGCAAACGCAGACGGTAAACGCCTATCGCCTCATCTCGCCGGGAACGGTGGAAGAAAAGATCTGGGAACTGCAACAGAGCAAGGCCCAGACCATTGCCGACGTGCTTGGGGAGGAAGGTTTCGCCCGCAGCCTTTCGCAGGCGGATCTGGAATACCTGTTCTCGGAGGACTGA
- the cysC gene encoding adenylyl-sulfate kinase, with protein sequence MAGHLTHKSENITWSPGKVTHAEREQRMGHSGCVVWFTGLSGSGKSTLATELERELFKRGKNAYVLDGDNVRHGLCSDLGFSPDDRKENIRRIGEVSKLFADAGMICITAFISPYRSDRELARNIVPEGRFIEVYLDTPLTVCEKRDPKGLYVKARTGKIKDFTGISAPYEAPFHPELELNTEQCSVSECVATILKRIGLA encoded by the coding sequence ATGGCTGGTCATCTGACTCATAAAAGCGAGAATATCACATGGTCTCCGGGAAAAGTTACGCACGCGGAACGGGAACAGCGAATGGGACACTCAGGCTGCGTCGTCTGGTTCACGGGGCTGAGCGGCTCCGGGAAATCCACCCTCGCGACGGAACTCGAGCGCGAATTGTTCAAGCGCGGCAAGAATGCCTACGTCCTTGACGGCGACAACGTCCGCCATGGCCTTTGCTCGGATCTCGGTTTTTCGCCAGATGACCGCAAAGAAAACATCCGCAGGATTGGGGAGGTGTCGAAGCTGTTCGCCGATGCGGGAATGATCTGCATCACCGCGTTTATTTCACCCTACCGTTCCGATCGTGAACTGGCCCGCAACATTGTTCCCGAGGGCCGCTTTATTGAAGTTTACCTGGACACGCCGCTGACGGTTTGTGAGAAGCGCGATCCCAAGGGCCTCTATGTGAAGGCGCGCACCGGGAAGATCAAGGACTTTACCGGCATCTCCGCTCCGTACGAGGCGCCGTTCCATCCTGAACTGGAGTTGAACACGGAACAGTGTTCGGTTTCCGAGTGCGTCGCCACGATTCTCAAACGCATCGGGCTGGCATGA